Sequence from the Desulfatibacillum aliphaticivorans DSM 15576 genome:
GCCTAACAGGCGGATTATAAGTCAAAACAATTGAAAATATTCGATCGCCTTTGGTTTCAAAGAAACTTCTAGGAAGGTCAACTTTGAAGACCTTGGCCTGATCAACCTGTATTGAGCTTTCTTCAAAAAATAGCACTCTATTATCAAAAGAAGAGATTGCCTTGGCATGGTCAGGAACTCCATATCCAATTGTCATAAATCTTTTTTTTTCAGCCTTTTGTTTGTTCTTTGCTCGCCAAAAGTCCTTATTGATCGGTTCTGGATAGTTGGCGGACTGAAGAATGAGATTCTTTATAAAATTTGCGCTTTTTTCTGGGTAGCTATTAGAAACAAGAGCACAACTGCGGGCAACTTTAGGGGCTGAATAACTACTCCCCAAATCAAACGAAAATAATTTATCTGGGTATTGGCTTGAAAGGACTGGAATTTTACCTCCGCTATTTGTTTTAATACGACCAAACTCTTGACTCAAAACAAGGTTGCCGCCGTATTCAACTAGCTCTGGCTTGATCATGCCATTAATACCTGGTCCAGTGCGGGTAAATGGTGCAGGCTGGTGTTCTGGCGCTATCGCGGTAAAGAGTTCCCGTTGAGATCCAAAAAACGAGGTATCTGCAATTCGTGGTCTATTCGCTATAGAACCAACAGTAAGACTTAATGCAGAGGTAGCCGGATTGATCAAATTGAAATCGGGATTTTTTTTATCAAACAGATACTCGGGGTAGTGCTCCACTACGCCTGCAATGTCGTCAAAGCTATTTACAGGATTAACGTTTCCAGACGAAATGACAAAGACTACATCATCATAATCACGCGCAATTTCATCAATCAGAGATGCTAACGGGGGTTGTCTGAACTCTGATTTGTGCCATACCTCAAGATTATTTCCCAATGAGACATTGACGACTCGAATCCTATTATCCTTGTTGCCAAGAAAGTGATCAATGGCATCTTGAAATTGGTGCTCTAACAATTTTTCAGGATCATATTCAGCATAAACGCCTCCGCTGCAATCTTGAACCGCATACATTACTTTGGCCGAGAATATCCAGTTATACGCGTGGAACTGCTTCTTTTTGATACAATACTCAACATCACCATACAAAGCACACCCCGCGACTGCGGTGCCATGGCCTACTTTGTCAACGACTTCCGTTTCACGGGACTGAAAATTCGCTTCATCACCCAATGCATTTTTGATTAATGGATGGCCGGAGACAACTCCTGAATCAACAATCAAAATGCCAGTTGCAGATTCTGAAGGAGATAATATTTCCAAATCCTCAACATCTTGACTAAAGATCTCGAAAGGGTTAAATGATGGCAATGGAGGTCGGCTAACACGAGCAACCTCTTTTAGTTCAATAAGCTGTTTGTAAGCCGCAGAGTCTAATCTAACCCTTAGAAGAGCAAAAGAATTCCTGACTAATTTGTCCGTAACTTGAAGATTATCTATGGCTCCAGGCAGCTTAGAGATAAACACTTCAAGTTGGTCATCAGACATTCGCCATAGTTCCACATCAATGTAAGTGTCTTCATCCTCAGGGAGCGGAGCATCAATAATGGACCGTGCAATTTTCTTTTCGACAGGTATATCTTCAATCTCGCTTATAACATTGAAAAAGTCATACTTCGTTGCTCCGCCCTCACCATCTTTCCCATGGGAATCAAGTCTGGCACGAAACTCTTCCAACTGCTCATCAGATGCAAAAACAACCCAATAGCCCTTCTTGTCCTCTGCGACTGAAAGCACATCCAATCCCATTTTAAGCAATTCTTTCTCAAACGAGGCAGTGTCAATCTTATCGTTAACATTAATCTCAAAAATGAGGTGAGGATCAAGACGCCCTTTATACTGTTCTTTCGTAAGCGTTCAGGGGGCTAAAAAAAGTCCTACTTAGGAATTATTCCTACTAGACGTCCTCTGTGTTATGTGCTAGGGTTGTTTCATGAAACCCAAGCGCCCCATATCCGACCTGGACTGGCAACTCACTCCCC
This genomic interval carries:
- a CDS encoding S8 family peptidase gives rise to the protein MGLDVLSVAEDKKGYWVVFASDEQLEEFRARLDSHGKDGEGGATKYDFFNVISEIEDIPVEKKIARSIIDAPLPEDEDTYIDVELWRMSDDQLEVFISKLPGAIDNLQVTDKLVRNSFALLRVRLDSAAYKQLIELKEVARVSRPPLPSFNPFEIFSQDVEDLEILSPSESATGILIVDSGVVSGHPLIKNALGDEANFQSRETEVVDKVGHGTAVAGCALYGDVEYCIKKKQFHAYNWIFSAKVMYAVQDCSGGVYAEYDPEKLLEHQFQDAIDHFLGNKDNRIRVVNVSLGNNLEVWHKSEFRQPPLASLIDEIARDYDDVVFVISSGNVNPVNSFDDIAGVVEHYPEYLFDKKNPDFNLINPATSALSLTVGSIANRPRIADTSFFGSQRELFTAIAPEHQPAPFTRTGPGINGMIKPELVEYGGNLVLSQEFGRIKTNSGGKIPVLSSQYPDKLFSFDLGSSYSAPKVARSCALVSNSYPEKSANFIKNLILQSANYPEPINKDFWRAKNKQKAEKKRFMTIGYGVPDHAKAISSFDNRVLFFEESSIQVDQAKVFKVDLPRSFFETKGDRIFSIVLTYNPPVRRSRGDYYLGNTLEFKIFHTVSPDGVISKISVLDEEDGESSMEDKFHLDFEPKVTLRSKGCHQKAVKIFTHAHWTNNPFTSLCIALVNRNRWVKAIDESFLQDYCISLCVYHSGHTSLYSEIKNLNQIPLRERARVR